The following DNA comes from Malania oleifera isolate guangnan ecotype guangnan chromosome 12, ASM2987363v1, whole genome shotgun sequence.
ttaggatATTAAAATTATTGGCAACAAGTTGTCAAaaaaactgaaaatcataaaatctagttttctcCACAACTAAATGACATACAATCCATGAcaaatataagcttcaattgagAGCTCAAACCAAAAATGATAAGTTGACAGAACAAGACAAAAATTCAGCTTGAAAGAAGGACTATTCAAAATGAATCAATGGCAAGTGCAAAAAAAACAAAGTTGAAATAATAAGGTGAATGTGAGGCCTCACATATTATGGGTTTAAACATGGTGGCCTTCAGAAAGTGATAAACATAAGAGAAATGTAATTGGCCAACACAGCAAAAAGGCAACCTGCTTTATCAGATTTATGGTTTCTGTGACCAGTTACAAATTTGCAGAAAATATTTTGACAGATTTGGCGGTAGATTGGGAAACGAAGGATATgatataaattttcaaaaatacaaaatCAAGATTGAGATTcttctccaaaaaataaaaacacacatAATGATTGAGATTTCAGATGAGAACACATACAGGTTCTGCAGTAACCTATGAATTCTCAGTCAGAACAGTTCCCATTTCAGTTGAGTGCCTAGTGTGAAGAACTACTTCCCACCCAATACATGAAGCCATAAACATGAATATGGTGCACATAGCTTTGAGTTCATAATTCCAACTACTAAATAAGTTTCAATACTTGGAGTGCAGAGTCTGCAGACAATGAAGCCATTCATGACTTAACTACTTAGCATTAAGGATCCTTCCCAATGGATTCAATACAACTTGATTTCCATGCTCATCATATTCAATTAATAACACTGACTACCAAATTGTTTTGAAAATTGTGGaacaaaaaatttttttaaaaggaaaagaaatgcATTAGAACACCACAATTCAATATTGATCACcttcattttctaaaataatctcTTTCTGCTGATTTCTTAAAAGTAAACGTAAATGTCCAACAAGTTCACAAACtattaaataagaattttttgcTAAATTGAAAAGAGATCAAGTCAGGGGCGGTTAGTATCATTGTAAAaaattacgaaaaaaaaaaaaacttcaaaaatgtttggttaatatttctaacAAAGTGAAAACTCGGttgaacaaatgctcatttttgaccttgaatcaaataacaatttaaaaatatcattgaaataataaaaatacaaaagaatacaaattagaatattacaataaaatagaaattaaattACGTAATTATTGTACTTCAAAATTCTTCTTTTAGTGCTACAAAAACAATTTTATTgggcatgacaattgaaaaatagtaaaaatatttttaaaatgacttcttatttttttcaaaattttatatttttatggatATTTTAAACTCAGctggtcattttattttaattttattaaaaattatgaataaaatgaatgatttgaaTCATTTGATCCACAAAATGAATGATTTGATCCATAAAAGTTAATTTTGGACATCAAAGTACAATCAGCAAGTGGCCAAAACAATTAAACATCATAAAATTTGGTTTACCGACAACAATAGAAATGATAAACTAGCAACTAAACAAATGCATTATAATCTATTTTGAACTAtacataaataaaaatagaaaacagaaaTGATACTAAATAGCCcaactttttcttttttaaaaaaaaaatttacttgcCCAAATAGTCCTCTTCATTTTTCAGATACTTTGACCAAAACCTGAAATAATATGAACAAGCAGTACCATAGTTTGATGATTGATAATGCCACAAGACTAAGCTACTAGTATAatattatctatttatttatcAATGACACAGGCCTGTTAAATTTCTACACACttttgggagaatatttttattgatatcgACTGAGTGAACGTCTATGAAATCATCACAACTAATATTCAATCTAGACACTTTGATCAAGCCCTTCATCattataatattttctaaaaagttGGGAATTTTATTTAACTGAGACATGGGTCCTCCTTTCATTTACCCAATCATAACCTCAGTACAAAGTTGGCAAAGTACCATACTCTTCTCATATCTAATCCTCATCTTCACCTCTACTTGCTAGCAGAAAAACTAACATATCCATGACACAGACACACTAAAAGATAATCTCACAGAAAGTGAGCATACATAAAAAATTGCTCAATAGCATAACAGCATGCTTGATGAGTTGCTATGCTACAAACGAATTGACCTCAGAAATATGAGCCATAAGTAATAACGCATCAGTTCACGACATAGCATAGGGATCAGGGAAGAATGCATCAATTCACAATACAAGATGAGTAAGGCCTAGGGGATGGGCATTACGGATATTGAAATATGTCTCATTCCCTGACCCCTGTGCATTCAAGCACATCAAGCTGAGGATTCAATACTCACACATGGATGCCAATGCACACAAAATCACATGTAAaaatatgggtaaaatgccaataAAAAGCTCACAATGGTCATATCTTCAAAATTGGCCAACTAAGATGATGACCCTGGAACTGGGGATTACCTTGTACTTGGAAAAATgaatacatattttaaattattcaCCTTGCACATTTAGAGCATGTGCCACTGAGGGAGCACTTGCtcacaaaaattaaaaaagcAACTGAAGAAAATAAGATAGAACAGTAAAAACATAGTACCTGAAAGTGAGAACTGTTCAAGCAACGGGCAATTTGGCGAAACAAGGGGACCATGCAACGCTGGAATTCCACCTGCTGAGTTGCTTCTAAAACTTCTTCCAACTCACTTAGGAACATGACTTCCTTTGAACTATTTGTGATTGGCCAATACTTTAATAAACCTCTTATAGCAGCATCAGCAAGCTCACAGTCTTTCACCAAAAATTGAGTGATACAGTAAGATAATTGCTGATGGTACATCGGTAAGCATTTTGGTTTGTGCAAGGGCATCAGAGCACGAACAAGAAATAGTTTGTGTTCTTCTTTCAGTGGCAGAGCAAACCCATTAATTATACTACCTAAAATCTCCAGAAGCTCGGCAATCCCATTATGCTTCTCAGTTTCAAAAACAAACTGATAGAATATATTATTCATAGATTTCCTTATGAATGGACGAAGTACCATAAATCTTCCATAAATGCGGTGCAGAATTGTTTTCAAGTATTCCCTCTCTCTGGGATCTTCAGAGTCAAATAAATCCAGCAACTTCAGAACAAAGGAGTGATCAATATATCTCTTGGCTAATTTTGTATCCATCTCAGGAGATGCAACAAACCTCAACAGAAATTCATAAACTATTTGCAAGTGAGGCCAAGCAGGATCCATCGAAGGCTCCTCATCCTCCAAATCAAAGGCATCTAAGACCTTGGTTTCATGTGGTTGAGGAGCGAACACCCTAAATAGATTTGCAGAAACCATCTTGATGGCTTCCAACATGACAGTTTCTGTAAATTTCCCATTTGCAGAAGTAACATAGTCCACTAACTCTAACAATGTCTGTCTCTTGATCTCTTTTTCTTTGAGATTGCTTGTTGGATCACTGAAGTCAAACACAACACAGCACAAGTTGAGTTTTCTCATAAACAAAATCTGCTTCTCCGAGCTTGGAACATCCCTAAACCCCGGCAATGCTTCGTAAGAAGAAACTGCAGAAGCCCCATTCAGCTTTGAGTTTAAACCTTGAGTAATTCGGTTCCCAGGGTTTtgtcctgaatttgaagcagaaTTTGAGGAAGGGACAGAAGCAGTGTTTGGGTTTCCAAACCAGCTACTGCTAGTCCCTAAATCGCTCCGTCTGGAACTCGTAGAAGCTTTTGAAGAGGGACTCCCAGTTCCACCTAGCTCACGATTTTCACTTGTCTTAGATGGCTTCCGGGGAAGCTTACTGAGAATCTGTTTAATCATAATTTACACAGATGAACAAAATGTCGCCTTCTAGAAATCCTAAAATGTGTTGCAGATGCCCTTAATCACTATCCATCAAAAGACGACCTCTAAAAGAAATCCCAGAATCCTAAAATGTGTTGAAAGCTTGGAAGTGAAGTTTTGTACCGACCCAGAAGCTCATCTACGCCTTGTCCAGAATATAAGCGAGGCTTCATTATCTCTATCTAACTCCAACCTACAGCTACAAAGGGGGTAAAATAAAAACCACTTCAAATAATACCTACTCTCAAGTCTCATCAACACAAACACCAGATGTAGAAACCCATCCCAAATACACACCAAACAGACCAAGGTTTAAGGTCTCAACTCAAAATCAAGCGAAAAAGAGATCCCCTTTTTCAGCTTCTTCCTCATTTATGTAAAAAATCTACGCGTCCCTTGTGTTTTCATACCAAACCCAGTAAAGGAACTCTTTCTTTTGACCCAAATTGAGAAACCCAGATGGGAAAGCCGCTACCAAACCCAAAAATTAATGCCAACTTTCTGAATTTAAAACTCGAGAAAAACCCATTTGCTTGTCTATTGTTCAACTTGAAAGGACAGAAGAAAAAGCATATCCACCACCCTGACCCGCTCTCCTGCTTCCTCACAAACAAATAGCCGCCCAAACGAATCCACAAAAGGCGAATAGATCAGAGTATgactttaaactttaaatacaCAAATAAAGAGATTGCAGTACCGTACTATTGAGAACAGCCCACGCAGAGTTCCAATAAAGATAAAAAGGGAGCACCCAGAAGGAGATGAGAAATGGACTTACAGATAAGAGAAGTCCCGAGGAAGTGCATGCCGAAGCGCCTAGAAATTGAAATTCTGGGTTGTTCCTGTTTTTTCCTCGTTGTTGTTTGTTGACTCGgaaattttcaatattatattTTCTCGGCAAATTCAGGTGTTTTCCAGAACAAGTAGCAGTCAGTCCGCTCCCCTGTGATTTTTCTTGAATCTTGAGAGAGGAGAGCCAAGTCAAAACCAAAACAGGCTTGGGAAAGTCCAAAACTAGGGAAACGGGATCAAATGGTTGCCCACTTGCCCATGGTATTATTGTCCTTTCCTTTGCAGGAGAAAAACGACATCGTTTCTTGCTTTCCTGCAATCTTGCTGTCAGTAATTTACGTAATTTCTTGGGTTACTGTCATTTTGCCCATTAGCATAGTACGAGGATGTTGTCCGCATTTTCTGGTCATCACAAAAAACATAAATCAAAACATAAGGAGTAATTTTTGTTTGGGCTGTCCCATGATGAGTTGTATTCGTTACCTACACCTAAGCTCTGAAATTACAACTAAGCAATCTATTAAATATATAtcctataatatatatatatatatattttatttatttattcgtcaaatttaaaactttaaattaAATGTAATTAGCTATAATTCATGCCTTTCGTAGTAGAgtgaataaaaattaaaactttgtcgatgaatttatCAAATACAAATAAAAACATATAAAGGATTAGCATGGCATTTGCTAgcattaaatcattattattaataaatgCAAAACAAGAATATTGACAATGTCCTTAATAAgttgttttttttaataattaattaattattttctttcCATAGCTTATTAAATTAACTGTAGGTTAGATAATAAGTTAAGGcctataaaaaattaatgattttaatattaatgaatgtagCACCCATTTACAACATGTTCAACATTTAAAATACAACCATACAGACAAGTAGAGGGGTAGATCCTCTATCTAATTTCCCCACGACAAGAAAAATTTTAATCACCCCAGCAACAGAAAAATTATACAACGACTTGCTTCTCCACATGTCCATGTGTCTATTTTCTATATTCAAACATGTTAAAAATAGGTTTTCCTCTTTATATGTTTGATATTAACGAATGTAAAATCCATTTGACACATATTTAATATCTAAAATTTAAATACACAAACACGTAAAAGACAAGTCCCCTATATAATTTCTCCTAACAACGTGCCTCTTtataattctcttttttttttctatggtgAGTTATCTAAACCAATtaattttgttgttgttgctatCCTCAAACAATGTGCACATACAAAGAACATACAAAATCAGAGGAGAATGGTCGCCATTCCTTAATGCGTGAAGGCTTGTCTTCAAATGCTACCATTTAGGATAGTGCATCTATCTCAATAAAActtcaattaatattttttaaaagtttgcTCACTCCTCTCACAGTAAGTATTTGGTTCATTGTTTTAGGTAATCAGTACTATGATTTCACCAATGATTCGAGGTTGGAACATAGTTGACGTTGAATCTAAAGGGTTCCCTTAACCAAGTCACTGCCTATGAGTCGCTAGCCTAATCCACCCACATTAGGATTCCTCATTAATGgttgaaataaaaagaaatatagaAATTCTCTTTCAGAGATTTGGGTCTCCATTATATATAATATCTATTAATTGTTGTTATTTAGGCGTCATAgtctaataattttatttttccagTTTTGGatcaaattgaatgaaataattattgCTTAATTTTCGTTATGATTTAATTGCTTTCTTATAAGCATGAACTCAAGTTGTGTTTACATGGCATATTTTCCTAATGGTTTGAGTTCTTTTTTTGGAATTAACAAGTTTAGAGTTGTTTTTCTTCAtcaattttgttttataatttcataataccaaaaaataaaaaataaacctaATATTTAGTGATTTGCTTTCCTTAAATGTTTTCCTTTGGTATAGTATATTTGTGATTGCCCTTTACAAATTTTTTAGTTATCTTAACATCATACAGTTCGGTAATTCTCTTTTCTTCATAATGAGTTATTAGAATCAATTTTGCTATTTCGACTGCCTTCACAAAATATACATAGATCCACGGCCAtacaaaatatttaatatattatatcTTGGATCTATGGTCATTATCAGTTTTTTACATAAAGACTTGTCTTTAAGGAGTGAAATCTGCCATTTAGGAAAATACTTCTACCATGCATAATGCAATACTAAATGAACAAATCACTGGttaatattttccaaaaattaatttactaataCCCTATTCGCAACtacaattatattaaatattgttattattttgtagtcatccaaaaaaaattaaaattaaaattaaaattaaattaattaaattattattaattaaataatataataataataataatattatattatatatatatatatatgtatattatataaggGATAAGAATCAATCAATCAGGGTTTGATTTTACAGAGAGCCGCCCCCTCCCCTGTTGCTGTCGTTGCACAGCTCTCTGcttcgtctcctctctcccactctcttcaattttttcttcaataatcggccgatcaaaaattagaaatatctttgggctccattctctgccaccgatatttctactgagCGAATTTGTCATACGAGCGGTGTAGGCATATTTCCTAGGGTAAGACTAATTTTTACTCTTACATtagtttttcttaaatcttaagtcaaATTAATGAACGAAAATTGTTAGGAGATtcgtggagagattctctacaatctaacttgAGCAAGTTTTCAAGTTTGAGCTCTAGGACACCAACCTTAAatcggggtaagtttaataatttaggcttttatggATTATTTAAGGTATTtagaacttagggaaattttagtgAAAGTTACTCCgaggattgtgatgaataatgtggtaaattttgaattttagggtttaaggggtTTTGAACGTCAGGGGCGTAGGTCAGGGTTTTAttgggctttttaggaatcaggtaaggggattaagttaaattagtaattttatggaatttgaatcaatttaattgttatgtttatctCTATAATTTAATTTTAGAATTCAGAAGTTATTTTCGAAAACCCCAGTTCGGATtaattcattttacaaaattaggatatattgtgatgacccaaatatatatatatatatatatatatatataatgaaagtataataataataaaataataaaaatggtcattaagttaatatcaatacagaagtgtttttctgtaggatccttgatttcatatttgatgcttaagaaagaccttgtgTTAGCAAgtgttcagagaccattgcggctcagtcgctccctggaggtcggcctggtcaaaataaaatttcataggataaacaagatagacactgtttgtatacgtaaataagtatatatacataaaatagtgttttgacagacataatttgtaaaaatacataataagatgataatgatataggtatcatatgtggggtccacaagactatgtagggtccacatgagtcccagagtcacaagacactatttatatacgtaaataagtacataaaataatgttttgattgatataatttgtagaaatatatgataaaataataatatgggTATCCTATgcgggcccacaagactatgtggggcccacatgagtcccgaaatcgTATGGaagtttacacaagtctcaaagctatgtaggatacataaaatcgtataagagttattcgagttacgtaggatcaaaaataaataataaaataaataaatactaaaaatagtttaaaagtaaaaacaatgataataatgattaagaaaaataataaaataattaaataactaattgactaattaattaggtaagtgattaattaaaaatttatttaataggaatggtggcaagcactcccacatggtctccatccccatcccatactcaacccatatcttgcccatcccttgcccattctttaatttttaaaaaaattataatttcacctatctccccacacttttataaatttcattttttttccaaaattttcctataaatagggagttctcaaccttcatttttcacaacaattttccaaggaagagaatgattagtgagtgaaagaatttgtagtggagagagaatttttgaataagttctcaatcatccactctttccaatcttatttcttagagatagttattatGTTCGTaacacacggtaaaagaagaaggtaagtaaattttgattatgttagttttttttatttaaaattcatacccgaatttattttataagtaaatttcaattatgttaattaattccacaaaattttcatgagtttatttttacacgtatttaattataccagttctatctttaatatacttaatctatttttgggttaagaaatgttctaatcccctcgggtaaattttcagcatttctttctattcaaaaataaaattatatatatttttaacataaaaattgtgtggcattagttTATTtgtacgttacattttttttataaaaatatgagtaaagatgagattttcacgatattattttaaattgcataaattataataagataattttaaaaccccttatggcaacgaaagttcaaagttacagatgttcggtaccgcaatttaaagtttatacagatcagagtgcacccacactgtttatagagtggttatttatattagtggatttctcctgagtgcacacctggttccggaccaggacttaataaggaaaatctcacttaaagtttacgtatgttgatttagtttggtcgaccagccagctaagtccagtcttcggaccgcacaacccaatcatgggggtaaacataacttacggcaaataggcctaagggtggtttttacaatatatgtttatacatattacgtgtacaaagttactgatgatttgaaggaaaagtataagtttacatgaaaatgatcattttagtgtttaaatgatgatctaaagaaaatgtataaggaaaagtatatgtatatttatcattaaatatttatacagttttaaagttaaaagtttaatttaacagttatagtatatgattataaaattttactgttatagttgatagtaaaagttttatgtaaaaatttttaaatttatatttattctagagacagttttgaagttataatgttaaatattgttttacgaaatttttaaaaaactcatttttatcacacactaataataatcttatttacttactgagcatcgtctcactctaatcatatttttatttcagatgactctgaagagcatgtcgaaaattaggcttagcaagcacgcgggtggggatagaaaaataaagattgattagaaatattagtatgatactagatatttatgttgtgaaatttttcttttttttttaaataaatgagtgtaatatggataattagtgctcttgtttaataataattgagtttattttacttccactgtaaattagtagtaaaaagttaatatctcaggcccctcggggttggggtgttacatatatgatatgtaattttgtataaaatgaacagtggatagttggatatatatatatatatgagtgcgtttaaatgtgaaattgtgtggcGGATGATTTGAATGGGTGGGAAATTATAAAATTCTGAATTGtctgagaaatactggaaatgtttgtgaaaatactggaactatttataaaatgcaggagtttgaaataatggtcagtggccgggtattgttttATTGGCCAAaggtcaggattattatttgacaacCAAGGGTcgagttttaattgacggctATATGCCATGTTGTATTTTGCGGCCGGAGGCCaaatttttggaataacaagaaatatatgtgaattgatattttaaatggtgatttctattatctaaattgcatgatatgctttagaaaccctagggaccagtgtattgtgagcacagtacAGTTGCTAAtgatttgttatgtggtcgtgtATGCCCACATCTATGCTGACAGGTGTAGGGTGGTTTTTTCttatttgcctacgtgaggtgaatgtacccctCTGGGTaagggcaatcagaccagcaGCTGGAGCTGCATATACTTGCGGAGTATGTTAGtagagagtacagatgactattttCTAGGTGGATCCTCCAAGAAAATAGTCCagtctttgggccgcacaactcaTGCCATGgaggaagtaaatggcgtgtttgtcatagggagtgtcttatatgcatatctattaatttatgtgaatacaaataattaataagataatttcgagggcttgctAAAAAATGTAAGTGCtttagtagcagtaatggtattagagtagaggaaaactacttgtatgggtaggtaatcttccctatccttggctaattgtgcatgtgagtgtaaaataagaatgttttcataaatgtgtttatctacttagtgtactggttattttctgtacactaaatgcatatttgccacacactgacattaacttagtttttcccttactgaacagtgtctcacccctactttacaaactgtcttttcaggaaatcttagagatcgggtgtagcaggctagaggagccgggctaagGGTGTAAATTTGTGTAGGTGGTGTGTATGGATAGAGATTTTgtttttgtatagttttatgggatgtaattatgtgaaaatggagatatttgtatataaagatagtaagaattctggtaatgtaatttgaggattttgtattttattatgtatttcatATATAATGAATTAGGTATCAGGTACATATACGTAgctaaagtagcactccgagttcacgttgtaacgacccgaagaataatggtatttaaacaataagaagaaagggaaatggaaataggaacataAGGACAactgcattttggatgggataatctcgagaaattttccaggcctcgtcgatgaacacagggacttcatcgacgagggttcatcaggatctcgtcgacaaagtttcaTCTCgacgacgagaagataccaagagaggatttttggaagcctgaaattcgtcgacgagagttgaggttcgtcgacgaactttttacaggactcatcgacgaggtgacgtgactcttCGATGAAccccacagtataaatagggttaaacgtgatttttcaattcatttcctgcGCAGAATCTTTAtatctctcatccttcggtttctcctccttctctctaagtttttgggctgaATTTCTGTCggttcaatgatctgaagccaccacgatgctcctggaaagttctctacaagtctgccggagcagatcgtcggtggggctgagttggaaaccatccccaaatccagggtaagactttctactcagtatttgtttatttgacagttgtagaaagcgtagtacgcgtagaaatattgaactttagttctgggaaatgttttttttagggtgttgaacggggaaccctgttgGTGTAGGACAAATTCTCTtagaggcttttcaagaatcgggtaaagggataaactaaactagtattttatgaaaagtatgtataatatattagcatttgatttcagggaaatatatatatttatatatgatttatatttgaaaaattactgttaaaaatgatggtatgttaaatatacgaaaaacatgtttagtgtggcatgagtagaaactgttatgaaatactgttttctgggaatgtgttaatgatatagatttttataatgaaaaccagcgtacgggtcgagatttttatatttgtttgctggcgtacgggtcaAGTTATGTgtatgttttgccagcgtatgggtcgagttatggaaatgatttgctagcgtataggttgtgctatggatatgatttatcGGCGTACGAGttgagttatggtaaaatgtgaaatactggcgtacaggccgatgattttcatgatatacgtatatatgcaaaatgatatgattgatttgataattaatgatatgaaataaccatgtatcatagtttcagtatatgttatatcatatcagaacctggttggcttgattttggctagcacttgcacagtacagttgctatgtgtccatggtcatcatgatcatgatatttgtgttaacgctgctatacggagtagtgtgagattggatggtcaatgtagtttttaagaagtgtgtgagtgcccctggtgtacagaccaggtctggcaaactcatcagacttacaaattgtactcttgacttggcagtggttggccaaccattgtcaggtcccgcctttgagccacgcaacccagtcatgtgggggtaatatatgataacagccagctaacctactagaatTGTTTTCGTATtgttatttatatgagatgaattatgctatggaaaccattatgttctgtcatgttaattatacatgttttcctaaaaatgatgtatatacagttttactggttatgtttatgattatatgtatatcacagaaatgctcatgttgccatatactagtattagtttatttcccttactaagaggtatcacaccccaaaattttataaacatttcaggagcccctaataagagagcgggtaaagccccgctgatctagtactattgagctgcccttccagaagggtaagtgttttgatagggtcggatgtattttgcgGGATGaccctagatatcttttgggttgtata
Coding sequences within:
- the LOC131144686 gene encoding serine/threonine protein phosphatase 2A 57 kDa regulatory subunit B' theta isoform-like; protein product: MIKQILSKLPRKPSKTSENRELGGTGSPSSKASTSSRRSDLGTSSSWFGNPNTASVPSSNSASNSGQNPGNRITQGLNSKLNGASAVSSYEALPGFRDVPSSEKQILFMRKLNLCCVVFDFSDPTSNLKEKEIKRQTLLELVDYVTSANGKFTETVMLEAIKMVSANLFRVFAPQPHETKVLDAFDLEDEEPSMDPAWPHLQIVYEFLLRFVASPEMDTKLAKRYIDHSFVLKLLDLFDSEDPREREYLKTILHRIYGRFMVLRPFIRKSMNNIFYQFVFETEKHNGIAELLEILGSIINGFALPLKEEHKLFLVRALMPLHKPKCLPMYHQQLSYCITQFLVKDCELADAAIRGLLKYWPITNSSKEVMFLSELEEVLEATQQVEFQRCMVPLFRQIARCLNSSHFQVAERALFLWNNDHIENLIKQNRKAILPIIFSALERNSRNHWNQAVHSLTLNIRKIFCDLDPELFEDCLLKFQEDELKEDGIKERREAAWKRLDELAAKKKAASNEAVLVYRAVPSRTLSG